The genomic segment GAAACTGCCAACTCCACTGATTTCGACAATGAAATCAGCGATGATGTGAGTTCTAATGGTCGTGAGTTCATTAACTTGAATGTTACTTACACTATTTTGGAAAAACCAAATGCTAATTTCACTGAACTATTAGAATTTGCTCCTGAACAAGGTTTAACGTTGAAATACAATTTATACAATGGTGAGGATTCTTCTGTCAATATTGTTGGTGTTTCTGGTAATGTTTACACTTATCCAGATGGTTATTTTGCGGCCAATATTACTGAATCTGCCGTTGACACCATTGTGGTTGCTTTTAATGAAACTACTACCTTCCAACAAGGTGTTAGATTGGCATTAGAAGAAGGTAGATACTTTGTTGAACCAATAGTC from the Tetrapisispora phaffii CBS 4417 chromosome 9, complete genome genome contains:
- the IRC22 gene encoding Irc22p (similar to Saccharomyces cerevisiae YEL001C; ancestral locus Anc_7.144) codes for the protein MQFFFLLWLAIINNIFVRAETANSTDFDNEISDDVSSNGREFINLNVTYTILEKPNANFTELLEFAPEQGLTLKYNLYNGEDSSVNIVGVSGNVYTYPDGYFAANITESAVDTIVVAFNETTTFQQGVRLALEEGRYFVEPIVIVEKDEQVLRVAVQPVMVEIVPLPLSFFNLEFLSILVALFAIIAGTYYFFIGKSTKVSKSKNAKPIKVDESWLPDNYKN